In the Nerophis ophidion isolate RoL-2023_Sa linkage group LG19, RoL_Noph_v1.0, whole genome shotgun sequence genome, one interval contains:
- the gpr18 gene encoding N-arachidonyl glycine receptor — translation MTTTLPPNSSRLPDEYRTAGLVFYCFIFISGVMVNLSALWVFALTTKKKTTITVYMTNVALVDLTFILLLPFRMFYLHWDFWPLGDIFCRISAALTVFYPCIAMWLFTLISADRYMAIVQPKHAKELRNVPKTVAACAGAWLMTLGGTAPLLFSVGDEHDSNFTTCFKMQDVIYLRRQDSVNFARVVFFFLLPICVMIGCYVVVVDNLIHGRTSKLKPKVKRKSIKIIITLILQVMVCFVPFHVCLVLHLMGMDQDEVFWTWAVFSTFLMNLSTVLDVILYYIVSKQFQDRVISVMLYRNYLRSVRRKSRHTGSLRSLSNVTSAMI, via the coding sequence ATGACCACGACACTCCCTCCTAACTCATCTCGGCTTCCGGATGAGTACCGCACGGCTGGCCTGGTCTTCTATTGCTTCATCTTCATCAGCGGCGTTATGGTCAACCTCAGCGCTTTATGGGTTTTCGCCCTGACCACCAAGAAGAAGACCACCATCACCGTCTACATGACCAACGTGGCGCTGGTGGACCTCACCTTCATCCTGCTTCTCCCCTTCCGGATGTTCTACCTCCACTGGGACTTCTGGCCCCTCGGCGATATTTTCTGCCGCATCAGCGCCGCCCTCACGGTCTTCTACCCTTGCATCGCCATGTGGCTCTTCACTCTCATCAGCGCCGACCGATACATGGCCATTGTGCAGCCCAAGCATGCCAAGGAGCTGAGGAACGTGCCCAAGACGGTGGCAGCGTGTGCCGGGGCGTGGCTAATGACCCTGGGCGGCACCGCCCCGTTGCTTTTCTCGGTTGGGGACGAACACGACAGCAACTTCACCACCTGCTTCAAAATGCAGGATGTCATCTACCTGCGACGCCAAGACTCCGTCAACTTCGCCCGCGTGGTCTTCTTCTTCCTGCTGCCCATCTGCGTCATGATTGGTTGCTACGTGGTGGTCGTGGACAACCTGATCCACGGGCGCACCTCCAAGCTGAAACCCAAAGTGAAGAGGAAGTCCATTAAGATCATCATCACGCTCATCCTGCAGGTTATGGTTTGTTTTGTGCCGTTTCACGTGTGCTTGGTGCTGCACTTGATGGGCATGGACCAAGACGAGGTCTTCTGGACGTGGGCCGTGTTCTCCACGTTCCTCATGAACCTGAGCACGGTTCTGGACGTCATTCTGTATTACATCGTCTCAAAGCAGTTCCAGGACAGGGTGATCAGCGTGATGCTGTACAGGAACTACCTGCGCAGCGTCAGGAGGAAGAGCAGGCACACAGGCAGCCTGCGATCCTTGAGCAACGTGACCAGCGCCATGATTTAA